From the genome of Ziziphus jujuba cultivar Dongzao chromosome 6, ASM3175591v1, one region includes:
- the LOC132804047 gene encoding zinc finger BED domain-containing protein RICESLEEPER 2-like, whose translation MDNAKTNDVAVSYLKRRLKSWKNGCVLEACVEKAKIESKGPLALDVPTRWNSTYLMLEAACKFKKSFDRMEEKDEQYVFYFKGGTPQALDWEKARVSVRFLKTFYDVIFTFSASLKVNSNLFFSELSKIELEWIVDKDTFVSNIATSMKMTLDKYLGPIGKINKLLFVAHVLDPRFKLSFIKIAIDRLYPQEVCNEILQGVKDALNRLFEFYVTLTIPPCAQSSKDVQPTNVANIFTFTSSGHDEGKCIMGEFKRRKMASGLHMKNELDRYLNMPDEDGDNEMFDVLEWWKVNSTKYKVLSLLAQGVFVILLSTVASESTFSTGGCILDPYKSSLTPKMVEALICSQNWIRSIPLPLDIRIYDDCFKVCQVVEKRTFIIAL comes from the exons ATGGATAATGCTAAAACAAATGATGTTGCGGTTTCATATTTGAAAAGGAGGTTGAAGAGTTGGAAGAATGGTTGTGTCTTGGAAG CTTGTGTTGAGAAGGCAAAGATTGAATCTAAAGGACCTTTGGCTTTGGATGTACCAACTAGATGGAATTCCACTTATTTGATGTTGGAAGCTGCTTGTAAGTTTAAGAAGTCTTTTGATAGAATGGAGGAGAAGGATGAGCAATATGTCTTCTATTTTAAAGGTGGGACACCTCAAGCATTGGATTGGGAGAAAGCTCGTGTATCTGTTAGATTTTTGAAAACCTTTTATGATGTTATATTcacatttagtgcttctttaaaagTAAATTCCAATTTGTTCTTTAGTGAATTGTCAAAGATTGAGTTGGAATGGATAGTGGACAAAGATACTTTTGTAAGTAATATTGCTACTAGCATGAAGATGACACTTGATAAATATTTGGGGCCTAttgggaaaattaataaattgttatttgttGCCCATGTTCTAGATCCAAGATTCAAACTTAGTTTCATTAAAATTGCTATTGATAGGCTATATCCTCAAGAAGTTTGTAATGAAATTTTGCAAGGTGTGAAGGATGCTTTAAATaggttatttgaattttatgtcACTTTGACAATTCCTCCTTGTGCTCAATCTTCAAAGGATGTCCAACCAACAAATGTggcaaatatttttacttttacttcTAGTGGCCATGATGAAGGAAAATGTATAATGGGAGAGTTTAAGAGGAGGAAGATGGCTAGTGGTCTTCACATGAAAAATGAGCTTGATAGGTATTTAAATATGCCGGATGAAGATGGGGACAATGAGATGTTTGATGTATTAGAGTGGTGGAAAGTGAATTCCACTAAATATAAGGTTTTATCCTTACTTGCTCAGGGTGTATTTGTTATTCTATTGTCTACAGTTGCTTCGGAATCCACTTTTAGTACCGGAGGGTGTATTTTGGATCCATATAAGAGCTCATTAACcccaaaaatggtggaggcATTAATATGTTCTCAAAATTGGATTAGATCAATCCCTCTCCCGTTGGACATCCGCATTTATGATGATTGCTTCAAAGTGTGCCAAGTTGTTGAAAAACGTACTTTTATAATtgctttataa
- the LOC107406792 gene encoding pentatricopeptide repeat-containing protein At4g22760, producing the protein MSRILAQKLQTLLNQFLALNQLKQIHAVLITNGLNHFENLLARQLLLSTANYSLYVAQYFQQILQRLQNPDAFTWSCAIRFFSLHGQFKTSFSIHVQMQRLGLCPSSFSLSSSLKACARMLNESGGVSVHAQVYKYGFCRCVYVQTALVDLYSKLGDMKNAQKVFDGMLEKNVVSWNSILSGYLKSGNLEKAQRVFDEIPRKDVVSWNSIVSGYAKIGKMDEALFLFQQMPERNLSSWNTVISGYVNCGSMESARSIFDSMPIKNNVSWITMISGYSKCGNIESARLLFDQMNEKDLFSYNAMIACYAQNGQPKEALGLFNQILELDSKIQPDEMTLVSVLSACSQLGDLRLGFWIESYINKHRIHLDDHLATAFIDLYAKCGNIDKAYELFRGLGKKDLVAYSAMILGCGINGKAIDAIELFEEMINAQICPNLVTYTGLLTAYSHAGLVEKGYQCFDSMKDHGVSPSADHYSIMVDLLGRAGRLEEAYELIKSMPLQPHAGVWGALLLACRLHNNVQLGEIAAWNCFKLEPDTTGYCSLLSNIYASVERWDDAGRMRKVVDEKGFTKIPGCSWMESV; encoded by the coding sequence ATGAGCAGAATTCTTGCCCAAAAACTCCAAACATTGTTGAATCAATTTCTAGCTCTTAACCAGCTTAAACAAATTCATGCAGTCCTCATCACAAACGGTCTTAACCACTTTGAGAACCTCTTGGCTCGTCAATTACTACTCTCAACTGCTAACTACTCTCTGTATGTTGCTCAGTATTTCCAACAAATTCTTCAACGCTTGCAAAACCCAGATGCCTTTACGTGGAGTTGTGCTATACGGTTTTTCTCCCTCCATGGCCAATTCAAAACTTCCTTTTCTATTCATGTTCAAATGCAGAGACTAGGACTTTGTCCAAGTAGTTTTTCCTTGTCATCTTCATTGAAGGCATGTGCTAGGATGTTGAATGAGAGCGGTGGAGTTTCGGTTCATGCCCAGGTTTATAAGTATGGATTCTGTCGTTGTGTTTATGTGCAGACAGCCCTTGTCGATCTTTATTCGAAACTGGGTGATATGAAGAATGCACAGAAGGTGTTTGATGGAATGCTGGAGAAGAACGTGGTTTCTTGGAATTCTATCTTATCTGGGTATTTGAAATCTGGGAATTTGGAAAAGGCCCAAAGGGTGTTTGATGAAATTCCGAGGAAAGATGTTGTATCATGGAACTCTATAGTATCAGGTTATGCAAAGATAGGGAAAATGGATGAGGCgttatttttgtttcaacaGATGCCTGAGAGGAATTTGTCCTCCTGGAATACAGTGATCAGTGGATATGTGAACTGTGGGAGCATGGAATCAGCACGAAGCATTTTTGATTCCATgcccataaaaaataatgtttcttGGATTACGATGATTTCTGGGTATTCAAAATGTGGCAACATTGAGTCAGCTCGACTGCTCTTTGATCAGATGAATGAGAAAGACCTCTTCTCATATAATGCCATGATAGCGTGCTATGCACAAAATGGCCAACCGAAGGAGGCCCTTGGCCTGTTTAATCAAATACTCGAACTGGACAGTAAAATTCAACCTGATGAGATGACTTTGGTTAGTGTTTTATCTGCTTGTTCACAACTGGGGGACCTGAGACTTGGATTTTGGATTGAGTCATATATTAATAAGCATAGAATTCATTTGGATGATCATCTGGCTACTGCTTTCATTGACTTGTATGCAAAATGTGGAAACATTGATAAGGCATATGAGCTGTTTCGTGGCTTAGGAAAGAAGGATTTGGTTGCTTATTCTGCAATGATATTGGGATGTGGAATAAATGGTAAGGCAATTGATGCAATCGAGTTGTTTGAAGAGATGATAAATGCCCAAATTTGCCCAAATCTAGTTACCTATACAGGGCTTCTAACTGCCTATAGCCATGCTGGTTTAGTTGAAAAAGGCTACCAGTGTTTTGACTCCATGAAAGACCATGGCGTATCACCTTCAGCTGATCACTACAGCATTATGGTTGACCTTTTAGGCAGGGCAGGAAGATTAGAAGAAGCATATGAGTTGATAAAAAGCATGCCATTACAGCCTCATGCTGGTGTTTGGGGTGCTTTGCTTCTTGCTTGTAGGTTACATAACAATGTCCAGCTCGGGGAAATTGCTGCTTGGAATTGCTTTAAATTGGAGCCTGATACAACTGGCTATTGTTCTCTTCTTTCCAACATATATGCTTCTGTTGAGAGGTGGGATGATGCGGGGAGAATGAGAAAGGTTGTCGATGAAAAAGGATTTACCAAAATACCTGGGTGTAGCTGGATGGAATCAGTTTGA